From one Marmota flaviventris isolate mMarFla1 chromosome 1, mMarFla1.hap1, whole genome shotgun sequence genomic stretch:
- the Arvcf gene encoding splicing regulator ARVCF isoform X5 — MPAELRQEQSPGSQASLATMPEAPEVLEETVTVEEDPGTPTSHVSIVTSEDGTTRRTETKVTKTVKTVTTRTVRQVPLGPDGLPLLDGGPPLGPFADGPLDRHFLLRGGGPAATLSRTYLSSGNGFPDGLELRDGPSYGSLSRGLGVRPPRTGPLGPGPGDGCFTLPGRREAFPVGPEPGPSSGRSLPERFQAEPYGLEDDTRSLAADDEGGPELEPDYGTATRRRAECGRGLRARAYEDIADDAGELTDERPLYPAATAPLAQPERGSLGSLDRVVRRSPSVDSARKEPRWRDPELPEVLAMLRHPVDPVKANAAAYLQHLCFENESVKRRVRQLRGLPLLVALLDHPRAEVRRRACGALRNLSYGRDTDNKAAIRDCGGVPALVRLLRAARDNEVRELVTGTLWNLSSYEPLKMVIIDHGLQTLTHEVIVPHSGWEREPNEDSKPRDAEWTTVFKNTSGCLRNVSSDGAEARRRLRECEGLVDALLHALQSAVGRKDTDNKSVENCVCIMRNLSYHVHKEVPGADRYQEAEPGPPGSAAGSQRRRRDDASCFGGKKAKGKKDGEMDRNFDTLDLPKRTEAAKGFELLYQPEVVRLYLSLLTESRNFNTLEAAAGALQNLSAGNWMWATYIRATVRKERGLPVLVELLQSETDKVVRAVAIALRNLSLDRRNKDLIGSYAMAELVRNVRSAQAPAQPGARLEEDTVVAVLNTIHEIVSDSLDNARSLLQARGVPALVALGANSQSVREAKAASHVLQTVWSYKELRSALQRDGWTKARFQSAAAAAKAPKAASSPGGFDDSTLPLVDKSLDGEKPGSRDVIPMDALGPDGYSTMDRRERRTLGSDSIGEASEKEPLKGQDPTMCS; from the exons GAGCAGAGCCCAGGGAGCCAGGCATCACTGGCCACAATGCCGGAGGCACCTGAGGTGCTAGAGGAGACAGTGACAGTGGAGGAGGACCCTGGTACACCTACCTCCCATGTATCCATTGTCACATCTGAAGATGGTACAACCCGGCGCACTGAAACCAAG GTCACCAAGACTGTCAAGACAGTGACCACGAGGACAGTACGGCAGGTGCCTTTGGGCCCAGATGGACTCCCCCTGCTGGATGGTGGCCCTCCACTTGGCCCTTTTGCTGATGGCCCTCTGGATCGGCATTTCCTACTGCGTGGTGGTGGTCCAGCAGCCACACTCTCCCGAACCTACCTCAGTAGTGGGAATGGCTTTCCTGATGGCCTTGAGCTCCGTGATGGCCCTAGCTATGGCAGCCTGTCCCGGGGTCTAGGGGTACGGCCCCCACGCACTGGCCCCCTTGGCCCAGGACCTGGTGATGGCTGCTTCACACTGCCTGGCCGCCGGGAGGCCTTCCCTGTGGGTCCTGAGCCTGGACCATCAAGTGGTCGTTCCCTGCCTGAGCGCTTCCAGGCAGAGCCCTATGGCTTGGAGGATGACACACGCAGCCTGGCCGCTGATGATGAGGGTGGCCCTGAGCTGGAGCCCGATTATGGCACAGCCACACGGAGAAGAGCTGAGTGTGGGCGGGGCCTTCGTGCCAG GGCCTATGAGGATATAGCAGATGATGCTGGTGAACTGACCGATGAGCGGCCCCTGTACCCAGCAGCAACGGCACCACTGGCCCAGCCAGAGCGGGGCAGTCTGGGCAGCCTGGACCGGGTGGTACGTCGCTCACCCTCAGTGGACAGTGCCCGCAAGGAGCCACGCTGGAGGGACCCTGAGCTACCTGAAGTGCTGGCCATGCTTCGGCACCCTGTGGACCCTGTGAAGGCCAATGCAGCTGCCTACCTGCAGCACCTGTGCTTTGAGAATGAGAGTGTCAAGAGACGTGTACGGCAGCTGCGTGGACTGCCACTGCTTGTGGCACTGCTAGACCACCCTCGGGCCGAAGTGCGTCGCCGGGCCTGTGGAGCACTGCGCAATCTCTCCTATGGCCGTGACACCGACAACAAGGCTGCAATCCGGGATTGTGGCGGTGTGCCTGCTCTGGTGCGCCTGCTGCGAGCAGCCCGTGACAACGAGGTCCGTGAGCTGGTCACTG GCACACTCTGGAACCTGTCATCCTACGAACCCCTGAAGATGGTCATCATTGACCATGGCCTGCAGACGCTGACCCATGAGGTCATCGTGCCCCACTCGGGCTGGGAGCGAGAGCCCAACGAGGACTCCAAGCCCCGGGATGCTGAGTGGACGACTGTCTTCAAGAACACATCAGGCTGCCTGAG GAATGTGAGCTCAGATGGTGCTGAGGCCAGGCGACGGCTCCGGGAATGTGAAGGACTGGTGGATGCCCTCCTGCATGCCCTGCAGTCAGCTGTGGGCAGAAAGGACACAGACAACaag TCTGTGGAGAACTGCGTATGCATCATGCGAAACCTGTCCTACCATGTGCACAAGGAGGTGCCTGGGGCTGACAGGTACCAGGAGGCTGAGCCTGGGCCCCCAGGCAGTGCTGCAGGCTCCCAGCGCCGGAGGAGGGATGACGCCAGCTGCTTTGGTGGCAAGAAGGCCAAAG gaaagaaagatgGTGAGATGGACCGGAACTTTGACACATTGGACCTGCCCAAGCGAACTGAGGCTGCAAAAG GCTTTGAGCTACTGTACCAGCCAGAGGTAGTACGCCTCTACCTCTCCCTCCTCACGGAGAGTCGGAACTTCAACACCCTGGAAGCTGCAGCAGGTGCCCTACAAAACCTCAGTGCCGGCAACTGGATG TGGGCCACATACATCCGTGCCACAGTGCGCAAGGAACGTGGGCTGCCGGTGCTGGTGGAGCTACTGCAGTCTGAAACTGACAAGGTGGTGCGTGCTGTAGCCATTGCATTGCGCAACCTCTCACTGGACCGTCGCAACAAAGACCTCATCG GGAGCTACGCCATGGCAGAACTGGTGCGGAATGTGCGCAGTGCTCAGGCTCCAGCTCAACCCGGAGCCCGCCTGGAAGAAGACACAGTGGTTGCCGTTCTAAACACCATCCATGAGATTGTGTCCGACAGCCTGGATAATGCACGCTCACTCTTGCAGGCCCGTGGTGTGCCCGCGCTGGTGGCACTAGGAGCCAATAG CCAGTCGGTTCGGGAGGCAAAAGCAGCATCACATGTGCTTCAGACTGTTTGGAGTTACAAGGAGCTACGTAGTGCCCTACAGAGAGATGGCTGGACTAAGGCTCGCTTTCAG TCGGCTGCTGCAGCAGCCAAAGCACCCAAGGCAGCTTCTAGTCCCGGAGGCTTCGATGACAGCACGCTGCCTCTAGTAGACAAGAGCCTTG ATGGTGAGAAGCCAGGCAGCCGTGATGTGATCCCCATGGATGCCCTTGGCCCAG ATGGATATTCCACCATGGACCGGAGGGAGCGGAGGACTCTGGGCAGTGACTCTATAGGGGAGGCCTCAGAGAAGGAACCATTGAAA GGCCAGGACCCAACCATGTGTTCTTAG
- the Arvcf gene encoding splicing regulator ARVCF isoform X4 produces the protein MPEAPEVLEETVTVEEDPGTPTSHVSIVTSEDGTTRRTETKVTKTVKTVTTRTVRQVPLGPDGLPLLDGGPPLGPFADGPLDRHFLLRGGGPAATLSRTYLSSGNGFPDGLELRDGPSYGSLSRGLGVRPPRTGPLGPGPGDGCFTLPGRREAFPVGPEPGPSSGRSLPERFQAEPYGLEDDTRSLAADDEGGPELEPDYGTATRRRAECGRGLRARAYEDIADDAGELTDERPLYPAATAPLAQPERGSLGSLDRVVRRSPSVDSARKEPRWRDPELPEVLAMLRHPVDPVKANAAAYLQHLCFENESVKRRVRQLRGLPLLVALLDHPRAEVRRRACGALRNLSYGRDTDNKAAIRDCGGVPALVRLLRAARDNEVRELVTGTLWNLSSYEPLKMVIIDHGLQTLTHEVIVPHSGWEREPNEDSKPRDAEWTTVFKNTSGCLRNVSSDGAEARRRLRECEGLVDALLHALQSAVGRKDTDNKSVENCVCIMRNLSYHVHKEVPGADRYQEAEPGPPGSAAGSQRRRRDDASCFGGKKAKGKKDGEMDRNFDTLDLPKRTEAAKGFELLYQPEVVRLYLSLLTESRNFNTLEAAAGALQNLSAGNWMWATYIRATVRKERGLPVLVELLQSETDKVVRAVAIALRNLSLDRRNKDLIGSYAMAELVRNVRSAQAPAQPGARLEEDTVVAVLNTIHEIVSDSLDNARSLLQARGVPALVALGANSQSVREAKAASHVLQTVWSYKELRSALQRDGWTKARFQVWSTLAFPLPLYHVRFPRALLPTSPPVLCLFKSAAAAAKAPKAASSPGGFDDSTLPLVDKSLDGEKPGSRDVIPMDALGPDGYSTMDRRERRTLGSDSIGEASEKEPLKGQDPTMCS, from the exons ATGCCGGAGGCACCTGAGGTGCTAGAGGAGACAGTGACAGTGGAGGAGGACCCTGGTACACCTACCTCCCATGTATCCATTGTCACATCTGAAGATGGTACAACCCGGCGCACTGAAACCAAG GTCACCAAGACTGTCAAGACAGTGACCACGAGGACAGTACGGCAGGTGCCTTTGGGCCCAGATGGACTCCCCCTGCTGGATGGTGGCCCTCCACTTGGCCCTTTTGCTGATGGCCCTCTGGATCGGCATTTCCTACTGCGTGGTGGTGGTCCAGCAGCCACACTCTCCCGAACCTACCTCAGTAGTGGGAATGGCTTTCCTGATGGCCTTGAGCTCCGTGATGGCCCTAGCTATGGCAGCCTGTCCCGGGGTCTAGGGGTACGGCCCCCACGCACTGGCCCCCTTGGCCCAGGACCTGGTGATGGCTGCTTCACACTGCCTGGCCGCCGGGAGGCCTTCCCTGTGGGTCCTGAGCCTGGACCATCAAGTGGTCGTTCCCTGCCTGAGCGCTTCCAGGCAGAGCCCTATGGCTTGGAGGATGACACACGCAGCCTGGCCGCTGATGATGAGGGTGGCCCTGAGCTGGAGCCCGATTATGGCACAGCCACACGGAGAAGAGCTGAGTGTGGGCGGGGCCTTCGTGCCAG GGCCTATGAGGATATAGCAGATGATGCTGGTGAACTGACCGATGAGCGGCCCCTGTACCCAGCAGCAACGGCACCACTGGCCCAGCCAGAGCGGGGCAGTCTGGGCAGCCTGGACCGGGTGGTACGTCGCTCACCCTCAGTGGACAGTGCCCGCAAGGAGCCACGCTGGAGGGACCCTGAGCTACCTGAAGTGCTGGCCATGCTTCGGCACCCTGTGGACCCTGTGAAGGCCAATGCAGCTGCCTACCTGCAGCACCTGTGCTTTGAGAATGAGAGTGTCAAGAGACGTGTACGGCAGCTGCGTGGACTGCCACTGCTTGTGGCACTGCTAGACCACCCTCGGGCCGAAGTGCGTCGCCGGGCCTGTGGAGCACTGCGCAATCTCTCCTATGGCCGTGACACCGACAACAAGGCTGCAATCCGGGATTGTGGCGGTGTGCCTGCTCTGGTGCGCCTGCTGCGAGCAGCCCGTGACAACGAGGTCCGTGAGCTGGTCACTG GCACACTCTGGAACCTGTCATCCTACGAACCCCTGAAGATGGTCATCATTGACCATGGCCTGCAGACGCTGACCCATGAGGTCATCGTGCCCCACTCGGGCTGGGAGCGAGAGCCCAACGAGGACTCCAAGCCCCGGGATGCTGAGTGGACGACTGTCTTCAAGAACACATCAGGCTGCCTGAG GAATGTGAGCTCAGATGGTGCTGAGGCCAGGCGACGGCTCCGGGAATGTGAAGGACTGGTGGATGCCCTCCTGCATGCCCTGCAGTCAGCTGTGGGCAGAAAGGACACAGACAACaag TCTGTGGAGAACTGCGTATGCATCATGCGAAACCTGTCCTACCATGTGCACAAGGAGGTGCCTGGGGCTGACAGGTACCAGGAGGCTGAGCCTGGGCCCCCAGGCAGTGCTGCAGGCTCCCAGCGCCGGAGGAGGGATGACGCCAGCTGCTTTGGTGGCAAGAAGGCCAAAG gaaagaaagatgGTGAGATGGACCGGAACTTTGACACATTGGACCTGCCCAAGCGAACTGAGGCTGCAAAAG GCTTTGAGCTACTGTACCAGCCAGAGGTAGTACGCCTCTACCTCTCCCTCCTCACGGAGAGTCGGAACTTCAACACCCTGGAAGCTGCAGCAGGTGCCCTACAAAACCTCAGTGCCGGCAACTGGATG TGGGCCACATACATCCGTGCCACAGTGCGCAAGGAACGTGGGCTGCCGGTGCTGGTGGAGCTACTGCAGTCTGAAACTGACAAGGTGGTGCGTGCTGTAGCCATTGCATTGCGCAACCTCTCACTGGACCGTCGCAACAAAGACCTCATCG GGAGCTACGCCATGGCAGAACTGGTGCGGAATGTGCGCAGTGCTCAGGCTCCAGCTCAACCCGGAGCCCGCCTGGAAGAAGACACAGTGGTTGCCGTTCTAAACACCATCCATGAGATTGTGTCCGACAGCCTGGATAATGCACGCTCACTCTTGCAGGCCCGTGGTGTGCCCGCGCTGGTGGCACTAGGAGCCAATAG CCAGTCGGTTCGGGAGGCAAAAGCAGCATCACATGTGCTTCAGACTGTTTGGAGTTACAAGGAGCTACGTAGTGCCCTACAGAGAGATGGCTGGACTAAGGCTCGCTTTCAGGTGTGGTCCACCCTGGCCTTCCCTCTCCCATTATACCATGTCAGGTTTCCAAGGGCGCTGCTTCCCACCTCACCCCCTGTTTTGTGTCTCTTTAAGTCGGCTGCTGCAGCAGCCAAAGCACCCAAGGCAGCTTCTAGTCCCGGAGGCTTCGATGACAGCACGCTGCCTCTAGTAGACAAGAGCCTTG ATGGTGAGAAGCCAGGCAGCCGTGATGTGATCCCCATGGATGCCCTTGGCCCAG ATGGATATTCCACCATGGACCGGAGGGAGCGGAGGACTCTGGGCAGTGACTCTATAGGGGAGGCCTCAGAGAAGGAACCATTGAAA GGCCAGGACCCAACCATGTGTTCTTAG